From a single Collibacillus ludicampi genomic region:
- the ilvA gene encoding threonine ammonia-lyase IlvA, which translates to MGKVTLGKVTLEDIIVANHHLKDVIQKTPLQRNILLSDRYNCNTYLKREDLQVVRSFKIRGAYNFIQSLSEEELKNGVVCASAGNHAQGVAYSCKLLGIQGKIFMPTPTPRQKVSQVKLFGGSYVEVILTGDTFDDSYSEAVKYCQQEKMTFVHPFDDPRIISGQGTVGIEIMNDMEEHIDYVFVSIGGGGLASGVGTYIKGISPSTKIIGVEPAGAPGMKESLDKNDVITLKDIEKFVDGAAVKQVGHLTMEICKDILDDIVLVPEGKVCTTILELYNENAIVAEPAGALPIAALDFYRDEIAGKNVVCIVSGGNNDIDRMQEIKERSLLYEGLKHYFIINFPQRAGALREFVDKVLGPHDDITRFEYTKKNNKDNGPALVGIELKCKDDYHPLIDRLNRNGIQYIEITKDPYLFNLLI; encoded by the coding sequence ATGGGGAAAGTAACATTAGGTAAAGTGACATTAGAAGATATCATTGTTGCGAATCACCACCTAAAAGATGTGATTCAAAAGACTCCCTTGCAAAGAAATATCCTTTTATCCGACCGATATAACTGCAATACCTATTTGAAGCGTGAAGACCTTCAGGTGGTCAGATCTTTTAAAATCAGAGGCGCGTACAACTTCATTCAAAGTTTGTCGGAAGAAGAATTGAAAAATGGTGTGGTTTGTGCGAGCGCGGGAAATCATGCGCAAGGTGTGGCTTACTCTTGTAAGCTATTGGGCATCCAAGGGAAAATTTTTATGCCAACCCCGACGCCCAGGCAGAAAGTCTCTCAGGTAAAATTGTTCGGCGGTTCCTACGTGGAAGTCATCCTGACAGGCGATACGTTTGACGATTCCTATTCGGAAGCCGTGAAATACTGTCAGCAAGAAAAAATGACCTTCGTCCATCCGTTCGATGATCCGCGAATTATTTCCGGTCAAGGTACGGTCGGTATCGAGATTATGAATGACATGGAAGAACACATTGATTATGTTTTTGTCAGCATCGGAGGGGGAGGGCTGGCATCAGGAGTAGGTACGTACATCAAAGGAATCAGTCCTTCAACCAAAATCATCGGTGTGGAACCGGCAGGCGCCCCTGGAATGAAAGAATCTTTGGATAAAAACGACGTGATTACCCTCAAGGATATCGAAAAATTTGTTGATGGCGCGGCGGTGAAACAGGTGGGGCATCTCACGATGGAGATTTGCAAAGACATACTCGATGATATCGTATTGGTACCGGAAGGAAAGGTCTGTACGACAATCCTCGAATTGTATAACGAAAATGCGATCGTCGCAGAGCCTGCAGGAGCCTTGCCGATTGCCGCACTCGATTTTTATCGTGATGAGATCGCAGGGAAGAACGTCGTCTGTATTGTCAGCGGAGGAAATAATGATATCGACCGGATGCAGGAAATTAAAGAAAGGTCCTTATTGTATGAGGGATTGAAACATTATTTTATTATCAATTTTCCGCAGCGTGCCGGTGCTTTGCGCGAGTTTGTGGATAAAGTATTAGGTCCGCATGACGACATCACGCGTTTTGAATACACCAAAAAGAACAATAAAGACAACGGGCCCGCTTTGGTTGGAATCGAGCTGAAATGTAAAGACGATTATCACCCGTTAATCGATCGATTGAACCGGAACGGTATCCAATATATCGAGATCACGAAGGATCCTTACTTGTTTAATTTGCTGATCTGA
- the pcrA gene encoding DNA helicase PcrA — MFTVGGAEAILEGLNPQQKEAVIHQEGPLLILAGAGSGKTSVLTRRIAYLIQERKVAPWSILAITFTNKAAREMQERVERLIGMMANDIWVSTFHSMCVRILRRDIDKLGYTHSFTILDSADQLTAIKQCMSELNLDPKKYEPRAVQAVISHAKNELKSYRTFAQKAQTLFDQVVAQVYEAYQKKLRANNSLDFDDLIFKTVDLFESDPSTLSFYQNKFHYIHVDEYQDTNHAQYRLVKLLAEKRRNLCVVGDSDQSIYAWRGADIRNILHFERDYPDATVIKLEQNYRSTKTILEAANHVIANNKQRKEKNLWSDKPVGEPISFYRAMNEHDEALFVVQQIQNYVEQGRMRRDCAVLYRTNAQSRVLEESFIKANIPYTLVGGIKFYERKEIKDVLAYLRLIANMSDDISLTRIINVPKRGIGDSTLEKIQAYASAHGMSLFAAMQEIEQVGLSARFNKKIKEFVLLIRNLATQAQFLSVTELTEEMLKLTGYRRELEQEAEKKIEAQTRLENIDEFLSVTREFDKKQSASTGGKLLEFLTDVALVADVDEVDEEADTVTLMTLHAAKGLEFPIVFLVGLEEGVFPHMRTLGNEDEIEEERRLCYVGITRAEEKLFLTASLSRMLFGQTKNNPESRFLQEIPKSLIEEIGYRRAQLGQWNIQGQNGRQDARAQAIPGRLQIPKGMGADLSLSWDIGEQVQHKKWGIGQIVGRSGSGDDLELVVLFPEPIGERKLLARFAPITKC, encoded by the coding sequence ATGTTTACGGTAGGTGGAGCGGAGGCGATTCTTGAGGGATTGAACCCTCAACAGAAAGAGGCGGTCATCCATCAGGAAGGTCCGCTTCTGATTCTTGCGGGAGCAGGTTCCGGGAAGACGAGCGTATTAACCCGGCGGATTGCTTATTTGATACAGGAAAGAAAAGTGGCCCCATGGTCGATTCTCGCCATCACGTTTACAAACAAAGCGGCGCGGGAAATGCAGGAACGGGTGGAGCGGCTGATCGGGATGATGGCCAATGACATATGGGTTTCCACATTTCATTCGATGTGTGTGCGCATTTTACGCAGGGATATCGACAAACTGGGGTATACGCATTCGTTCACGATCCTTGATTCGGCTGATCAGCTGACGGCGATCAAACAATGTATGTCCGAATTGAACCTGGATCCGAAGAAGTATGAGCCGAGGGCCGTGCAAGCGGTGATTTCCCATGCGAAGAACGAATTGAAATCATACCGGACTTTTGCACAGAAAGCACAGACGTTGTTTGACCAGGTTGTGGCGCAAGTGTATGAAGCTTACCAGAAAAAATTGCGCGCTAACAATTCCCTCGATTTTGATGACCTGATTTTCAAAACGGTCGATCTGTTCGAGTCTGATCCGTCGACCCTCTCGTTTTATCAAAACAAGTTTCATTATATTCATGTGGACGAATATCAGGACACCAATCATGCCCAGTACCGCTTGGTCAAGCTTTTGGCGGAAAAACGGCGCAATCTCTGCGTCGTCGGTGATTCGGACCAATCGATTTACGCATGGCGGGGTGCCGACATCCGTAATATTCTTCATTTCGAAAGAGACTATCCGGATGCCACAGTGATCAAACTCGAACAGAACTATCGTTCAACAAAAACGATCCTTGAAGCTGCCAACCATGTGATTGCCAACAACAAGCAACGCAAGGAGAAGAATCTCTGGTCGGACAAGCCTGTGGGGGAACCGATCAGTTTCTACCGGGCCATGAACGAACATGATGAAGCGCTTTTTGTCGTGCAGCAGATCCAGAATTACGTGGAACAGGGAAGGATGCGCAGGGATTGCGCAGTGTTGTACCGTACCAACGCGCAATCCCGCGTGCTCGAGGAGAGCTTCATCAAAGCGAACATTCCCTACACCTTGGTCGGCGGCATCAAGTTCTATGAACGCAAAGAGATCAAAGATGTTCTCGCATATCTTCGCCTCATCGCCAATATGAGCGACGACATTTCGTTAACGCGTATCATCAATGTCCCCAAAAGGGGGATTGGAGATTCGACCTTGGAGAAAATTCAAGCCTATGCCTCAGCGCACGGAATGTCTTTGTTTGCGGCGATGCAGGAAATCGAACAGGTCGGATTGTCCGCGCGGTTTAACAAGAAGATTAAAGAATTCGTTCTGCTGATCCGCAACCTGGCGACACAAGCGCAATTTCTCTCGGTCACGGAACTGACGGAAGAAATGTTAAAGTTGACCGGATACAGGCGGGAATTGGAACAGGAAGCCGAGAAGAAGATTGAAGCGCAAACGCGTCTCGAGAATATTGACGAGTTCCTGTCGGTCACCCGGGAGTTCGACAAGAAGCAATCGGCTTCAACGGGGGGCAAGCTGCTGGAATTTCTGACAGATGTCGCGCTTGTGGCGGATGTCGACGAAGTGGACGAAGAGGCGGATACGGTCACGCTGATGACATTGCATGCGGCCAAAGGACTGGAATTTCCGATCGTCTTTTTGGTCGGATTGGAAGAAGGTGTGTTTCCGCATATGAGAACGCTCGGCAACGAAGATGAGATCGAAGAAGAGAGACGTCTGTGTTATGTCGGGATCACGCGCGCGGAGGAAAAGTTGTTTCTTACAGCTTCGTTGTCCCGCATGTTGTTCGGACAAACGAAAAATAACCCGGAATCCCGCTTCTTGCAAGAGATTCCCAAGTCCTTGATCGAGGAAATCGGCTATCGGAGAGCCCAATTGGGTCAATGGAACATTCAGGGACAGAATGGACGGCAGGATGCACGCGCACAAGCCATTCCCGGAAGATTGCAGATTCCCAAAGGAATGGGAGCCGATCTTTCTTTGTCTTGGGATATCGGTGAACAAGTGCAGCATAAAAAGTGGGGGATCGGTCAAATCGTCGGCCGCTCCGGATCCGGAGATGATCTTGAACTGGTCGTTCTCTTCCCGGAGCCGATTGGGGAAAGAAAACTGTTGGCGCGATTCGCACCGATCACGAAGTGTTGA
- a CDS encoding peptidylprolyl isomerase produces MKQAVIGAAAGALVVGGIWFFTNATTNTVAKVGGTKITKEAFLNEMERASGQDVLRQMINDQLIKDGAQKYNITVSDKEVDDEIAKLKSQFPSDAQFEQSLAENHVTMDELKDRARINLLLNKLEVKDVKISDDEIKKYFEQNKDQLNEPEQVRASHILVDTLDEANQVEQRLKKGEDFAKIAKEVSKDPGSASKGGDLGYFPKGKMVPEFEKVAFSLKVGEVSDPVKTQFGYHIIKVTDHKPAKEAKLDDPDVRKKIEDALKQQKAKQPQQVLDELRKEENVDIVWAQYKDLFNAGNASAQGTTGADSAQASNSGQKQ; encoded by the coding sequence ATGAAACAGGCAGTCATAGGTGCCGCAGCCGGCGCGCTTGTGGTCGGAGGAATCTGGTTTTTTACGAACGCAACAACCAATACGGTTGCGAAGGTCGGCGGCACAAAGATCACAAAAGAAGCGTTTCTCAACGAAATGGAGCGGGCAAGCGGTCAAGATGTTCTCAGACAGATGATCAATGACCAACTGATCAAAGATGGGGCCCAGAAATACAACATAACGGTCAGTGATAAGGAAGTCGATGATGAAATCGCGAAGCTGAAAAGTCAGTTTCCATCGGATGCACAGTTTGAACAGTCTCTCGCCGAGAACCATGTGACGATGGATGAACTGAAAGATCGCGCGCGCATCAATCTGCTCTTGAACAAGCTGGAAGTGAAAGACGTCAAGATCAGCGATGATGAAATCAAGAAATACTTCGAGCAGAATAAGGATCAATTGAATGAACCCGAGCAAGTGAGGGCTAGCCATATTCTCGTCGATACGCTTGACGAAGCGAATCAAGTGGAACAAAGGCTGAAAAAAGGGGAAGATTTTGCGAAAATCGCCAAAGAAGTCTCCAAGGATCCAGGTTCAGCAAGTAAAGGCGGAGATTTAGGATACTTCCCGAAAGGAAAGATGGTTCCGGAATTTGAGAAAGTGGCATTTTCTCTCAAAGTCGGTGAAGTGAGCGACCCTGTGAAGACGCAGTTTGGTTACCATATTATCAAAGTGACGGATCATAAACCTGCGAAAGAGGCGAAGTTGGATGATCCGGATGTAAGGAAAAAGATCGAGGATGCGTTAAAGCAACAGAAAGCGAAGCAGCCGCAACAAGTACTGGATGAGCTGCGGAAAGAGGAGAATGTCGATATCGTTTGGGCCCAGTACAAAGATCTCTTTAATGCCGGGAATGCGTCGGCGCAGGGAACCACGGGCGCTGATAGCGCACAAGCATCGAATTCCGGGCAAAAGCAATAG
- the ligA gene encoding NAD-dependent DNA ligase LigA, translating into MKSLEEIQSRIEKLRAEIREHDYRYHVLDQPAISDYEYDQMMRELVDLENQYPELITPDSPTQRVGGEPLEGFEKVSHRTPMLSLSNAFGPEDLREFDRRVRGALPGEQVNYVCELKIDGLAVSLIYEHGVFVRGATRGDGEVGEDITANLRTIKAIPLVLPRPLTLEVRGEAYLPRREFVRINREREEAGEPLFANPRNAAAGSLRQLDPRIVSRRNLSLFAYAMGYLEDETIETHYEGLQLLKDLGFKVNPYMRVCADIEEVIDFIGEWAGKRADLPYDIDGMVIKVNRYDQQARLGATAKSPRWAIAYKFAAEQAETILRDIEVSVGRTGVVTPTAILDPVQLAGTTVSRATLHNEDIIRELDVMLGDTVIVQKAGDIIPEIVRVLKEKRTGNERAYHMPTHCPECDSELVRLEGEVALRCINPRCQAQIREGIIHFVSRDAMNIDGLGERVVTQLFQAGLIRDVADLYTLTEEQLLPLERMGKKSVENLLTSIERSKENSVERLIFGLGIRFIGEKAAKLLAQHFMTLDRLMQASFDELIAVPEIGPKMADSILHYFAQDTVHVVIEKLRAAEVNFTYRGPAPVAVEESPFAGKTFVLTGTLTKFDRKEASAMIEQRGGKVTSSVSKKTDYVIAGEKAGSKLDKARELGIQVLDEDTLLEWLGGTE; encoded by the coding sequence ATGAAATCACTTGAAGAAATCCAGTCACGTATTGAAAAATTGCGTGCAGAAATCAGAGAACATGACTACCGTTACCACGTACTTGATCAACCTGCGATCAGCGATTACGAGTACGATCAAATGATGCGCGAATTGGTGGATTTGGAAAACCAATATCCTGAACTAATAACACCGGATTCCCCGACACAGCGGGTTGGGGGTGAGCCGCTTGAAGGATTTGAAAAAGTGAGCCACCGGACGCCCATGCTCTCCTTGTCCAATGCGTTCGGACCGGAAGATTTGCGCGAATTTGACAGGCGTGTGCGTGGCGCCCTTCCGGGTGAACAGGTGAACTATGTTTGTGAATTGAAGATCGACGGGCTGGCCGTCTCGCTGATTTACGAACATGGGGTATTCGTACGAGGGGCTACGCGCGGTGACGGTGAGGTGGGAGAAGATATCACAGCCAACTTGCGGACGATCAAAGCTATTCCGCTCGTACTTCCGCGCCCTCTCACGCTCGAGGTACGTGGGGAAGCCTATCTGCCGCGTAGAGAATTTGTACGCATCAATCGTGAGCGGGAGGAAGCTGGGGAACCTCTGTTTGCCAATCCGCGAAATGCGGCGGCCGGTTCCTTGCGGCAACTCGACCCGCGGATTGTGTCTCGCCGCAATCTTTCTCTATTCGCATACGCAATGGGATACCTGGAGGATGAAACGATCGAAACCCACTATGAAGGATTGCAATTGCTCAAAGACTTGGGTTTTAAAGTGAACCCGTACATGCGCGTTTGCGCCGATATCGAAGAGGTGATCGACTTCATCGGTGAATGGGCGGGCAAACGTGCGGATCTTCCCTATGACATTGATGGTATGGTGATCAAGGTTAACCGTTATGACCAGCAAGCGAGACTGGGGGCAACAGCAAAAAGTCCGCGCTGGGCGATTGCCTACAAGTTTGCTGCAGAACAAGCGGAGACGATCCTCCGGGATATCGAGGTCAGCGTTGGACGAACCGGAGTGGTCACGCCCACGGCGATCCTTGATCCCGTGCAGTTAGCCGGAACCACCGTCTCGCGAGCGACTTTGCACAACGAAGATATTATCCGTGAGCTTGATGTCATGCTCGGCGATACGGTCATCGTACAAAAAGCGGGGGACATCATTCCGGAAATTGTGCGTGTGCTAAAAGAAAAAAGGACAGGAAATGAACGGGCATATCATATGCCGACACACTGTCCTGAATGTGACAGTGAACTCGTCCGCCTCGAGGGTGAAGTGGCTCTGCGCTGTATCAATCCACGTTGCCAAGCACAGATACGCGAAGGGATCATTCATTTCGTTTCACGCGATGCGATGAATATCGATGGATTGGGGGAACGCGTGGTCACCCAGTTGTTTCAAGCGGGGCTGATCCGTGATGTGGCAGACCTCTACACGCTGACGGAAGAGCAGCTTTTACCGCTAGAGCGGATGGGAAAGAAATCGGTGGAAAACCTTCTCACTTCGATCGAACGTTCAAAAGAAAACTCTGTCGAGCGTTTGATTTTCGGGCTGGGTATTCGCTTTATCGGTGAAAAAGCGGCGAAACTGTTGGCTCAACATTTCATGACACTCGATCGTTTGATGCAGGCAAGCTTCGATGAATTGATTGCCGTTCCGGAAATCGGTCCCAAGATGGCGGATTCGATTCTGCATTATTTTGCGCAAGACACCGTACATGTGGTCATCGAAAAGTTACGTGCGGCAGAAGTTAACTTTACCTATCGCGGTCCTGCACCCGTTGCGGTTGAGGAATCGCCATTTGCCGGCAAGACGTTTGTGCTGACCGGAACGCTCACAAAGTTTGACCGCAAAGAAGCGAGTGCCATGATTGAGCAACGAGGAGGAAAGGTGACAAGTTCCGTGTCTAAGAAGACCGACTATGTGATCGCCGGAGAGAAAGCGGGATCCAAGCTAGACAAGGCACGTGAATTGGGGATTCAAGTATTGGACGAAGATACGCTCCTTGAATGGCTGGGAGGGACGGAGTGA
- a CDS encoding helix-turn-helix domain-containing protein — translation MSYSLGQKIRELRIRKGLTQGDLSAGLVTPSMVSQIESDKANPSHQLLCAIAERLETPIEYFLTDVQTQMENVSAYQLACAYIGNQQYEQAIPLLMHLKESHATHVSVIDVSYQLAICYLETGTFDRAEELLDYVYETAMTKKDHMLAANVQYQLARIAYKRKEFPIAAHYLEQAHEYMQKAGPLDPLLYAKVVQTLGEIYARMGNTEKAKHFFAESYESMIHFRDLRKMGDTYLELSATCREQGYFERAAEYAQIAASIYRSLQGIRQAIDTSACFGILLGREGNGEQAAALLDISIQRYREYGFEKNIGQLYEELARVLLQVGRYEEAVDQAKKALQFYAETGENKAEVYRLLISIYLAQDDLDEAERWLNEAEHLLGNTAPLSERVKLYALQSEIFKKRNKHKEAIQCLEKMTDLMEGSLRERKILI, via the coding sequence ATGTCTTATTCTCTAGGCCAGAAGATCAGAGAACTTCGCATACGAAAAGGACTCACTCAGGGGGATTTGAGCGCAGGACTGGTCACACCGAGCATGGTGAGCCAGATCGAGTCGGATAAAGCCAATCCTTCTCACCAATTGCTGTGTGCGATCGCCGAGCGATTAGAAACGCCGATTGAGTACTTTTTGACCGATGTACAGACGCAAATGGAGAATGTAAGTGCCTACCAATTGGCATGTGCATATATAGGAAACCAGCAGTACGAACAAGCGATCCCTTTGTTAATGCACTTGAAAGAGTCGCATGCCACCCATGTTTCCGTCATTGACGTGTCCTACCAATTGGCGATTTGTTATTTGGAGACAGGGACGTTTGACAGAGCGGAAGAGTTACTCGACTACGTGTATGAAACGGCGATGACCAAAAAAGACCATATGCTGGCGGCGAATGTACAATATCAATTGGCACGGATCGCATACAAACGCAAGGAGTTTCCGATTGCTGCGCATTATCTTGAGCAGGCGCATGAATACATGCAAAAAGCAGGCCCCCTGGATCCGTTACTGTATGCGAAAGTCGTACAGACATTGGGTGAGATCTATGCAAGAATGGGGAATACAGAGAAAGCGAAACATTTTTTTGCTGAATCTTATGAATCCATGATCCATTTTCGGGATCTGCGAAAAATGGGCGATACCTATCTGGAACTCAGCGCAACATGCAGGGAGCAAGGGTATTTTGAACGCGCAGCGGAATACGCCCAGATTGCAGCTTCCATTTACCGGAGTTTGCAAGGAATTCGTCAGGCGATCGATACATCCGCCTGTTTTGGGATCCTGTTGGGAAGAGAAGGGAACGGTGAACAAGCGGCTGCACTCTTGGATATCAGCATTCAACGATACCGGGAATATGGTTTTGAGAAAAACATCGGCCAGTTGTATGAAGAGCTGGCTCGTGTTTTGCTGCAAGTCGGTCGTTATGAAGAAGCGGTCGATCAAGCGAAAAAAGCGCTTCAATTTTATGCCGAAACAGGCGAGAACAAAGCTGAGGTTTATCGCTTGCTGATATCTATATATCTCGCCCAGGACGACTTGGACGAAGCGGAGCGTTGGCTGAACGAGGCGGAACATCTTTTGGGAAATACGGCTCCACTTAGCGAACGAGTCAAATTGTATGCGCTACAAAGCGAAATCTTTAAGAAAAGAAACAAACACAAAGAAGCGATACAATGTTTGGAAAAGATGACAGATTTGATGGAAGGCAGTTTGCGCGAACGAAAAATTTTGATTTGA
- a CDS encoding heptaprenylglyceryl phosphate synthase, with the protein MSTAWKTWRHAVKLDPDRPITKELLREIGQTGTDAILLGGTQGITFEKSHRLYTLVREAVPHLPVWQEVSKRTAIVPGVDGYGIPVVLNAGSTEWLIGHHMQAVCEYGALIPWHKVVVEGYLVLNGDAAVAKATEAKTGLSAEEAAAYAVAGERLFGMNTIYIEYSGSYGDVQTVMEIRRSTNAHLVYGGGIDSYEKGAEMGEWADTIVVGNALYERGIEAVYETVRAVK; encoded by the coding sequence TTGTCAACCGCATGGAAAACTTGGCGTCATGCGGTAAAGTTGGATCCGGATCGCCCGATCACGAAAGAATTATTGAGGGAGATCGGACAGACGGGAACGGACGCCATTCTGTTAGGGGGAACCCAAGGGATTACATTCGAGAAATCGCATCGATTATACACCTTAGTTCGAGAAGCTGTGCCTCATTTGCCCGTATGGCAGGAAGTTTCAAAGCGGACGGCCATTGTTCCGGGAGTGGACGGGTATGGGATTCCTGTCGTCTTGAATGCTGGATCGACAGAATGGTTGATCGGTCATCATATGCAAGCCGTTTGCGAGTATGGGGCTTTGATTCCGTGGCATAAGGTTGTCGTGGAAGGCTATCTGGTCTTAAACGGTGATGCGGCTGTTGCCAAGGCGACGGAGGCGAAGACCGGTCTTTCCGCGGAGGAGGCGGCCGCATACGCCGTTGCGGGGGAGCGGCTTTTCGGCATGAACACGATCTATATCGAGTACAGCGGCAGTTACGGAGATGTTCAAACCGTTATGGAAATCAGGCGTTCGACAAACGCTCACTTAGTCTATGGAGGCGGAATCGACTCGTATGAGAAGGGGGCAGAGATGGGCGAGTGGGCCGATACGATCGTCGTGGGAAACGCTTTATACGAACGGGGGATTGAAGCGGTTTACGAGACCGTACGTGCGGTTAAATAA
- a CDS encoding YerC/YecD family TrpR-related protein: MQLDKLRDKTVDQLFEAILQLKTLEECYQFFDDLCTVNEVQSMAQRLEVARMLRKGHTYNQIEQETGASTATISRVKRCLNYGTDGYSLILDRLQR, encoded by the coding sequence ATGCAGCTTGACAAGCTTCGGGATAAGACGGTTGACCAGCTTTTTGAGGCGATTTTGCAACTGAAGACTCTTGAAGAGTGTTATCAGTTTTTTGATGACCTCTGCACCGTCAACGAAGTGCAGTCGATGGCCCAACGGCTGGAAGTGGCGAGGATGTTGCGCAAAGGGCACACGTATAACCAGATCGAGCAGGAAACGGGCGCAAGCACGGCCACGATCAGCCGCGTCAAACGTTGTTTGAATTACGGTACGGACGGTTATTCGTTGATTTTGGACCGTTTGCAAAGGTAA
- a CDS encoding HD domain-containing protein, with protein MPNLTFVIGIPGSGATVVGQTSAKVSGALLEHIPEKNDPKSFSALLRNIENTLRKGQDVWLLGSVRTEKQRRPFLSVASKLHVKTRAILVDVPLDQALLRLKDNESVNFEFVKRADRHLQIPTYSEGFTHIEAMLQDADVDEEARDFFRGKEKELIEDPVAVIRELQQDGRLFRFIPEYRGTIGLDQHNPHHSYEVFEHILKAASFVAGSNLKMVWTMLLHDIGKGYPGIKQFLGRFCESYPPFSAGEQVLIENGEAIRKGTDSGDTYVVRGIRVPKQYIQTDLVGHFYDHENIGARLALRILFRLGYGNAFAYEVASLIRYHMTMPRNTSEVPAEQLSRWYKRVGRYAPELMMVRLADNRGK; from the coding sequence TTGCCCAATCTGACGTTCGTCATTGGCATCCCCGGTTCCGGAGCGACTGTTGTGGGACAAACCTCCGCAAAAGTAAGCGGGGCATTGCTCGAACATATTCCCGAAAAGAATGACCCAAAGTCATTCTCCGCGCTTTTGCGAAACATCGAGAATACCTTGCGAAAAGGTCAGGATGTATGGCTGTTGGGTTCCGTGAGAACCGAAAAACAGCGACGTCCTTTCCTTTCGGTTGCGTCGAAATTGCATGTGAAGACGAGAGCGATCTTGGTGGATGTCCCGTTAGACCAAGCGCTATTGCGTTTGAAGGATAACGAATCGGTCAACTTTGAATTTGTGAAACGGGCGGATCGCCATCTACAGATTCCTACATACAGTGAGGGATTCACGCATATTGAAGCGATGTTGCAGGATGCAGATGTAGACGAAGAGGCACGAGATTTTTTTCGCGGGAAGGAAAAAGAGTTAATCGAAGATCCGGTAGCAGTCATCCGCGAGTTGCAGCAGGACGGCAGGCTCTTTCGTTTTATTCCTGAGTATCGGGGGACGATCGGTCTTGATCAGCATAATCCTCATCACTCGTATGAAGTTTTTGAACACATTTTAAAGGCTGCATCCTTCGTTGCGGGCAGCAATTTGAAAATGGTTTGGACGATGCTGCTGCACGATATCGGAAAAGGGTACCCGGGGATCAAGCAGTTTTTGGGACGGTTTTGCGAGTCTTACCCGCCGTTCTCCGCTGGAGAACAGGTTCTGATCGAAAACGGGGAAGCGATCCGTAAAGGGACGGATTCCGGCGATACGTATGTGGTGAGGGGAATACGAGTACCAAAACAGTATATCCAGACAGATCTTGTGGGTCATTTTTACGATCATGAAAATATTGGCGCCCGCTTGGCTTTACGCATTCTTTTCCGTCTTGGCTATGGAAACGCATTCGCGTATGAAGTCGCTAGCCTGATACGATATCATATGACCATGCCGAGAAATACTTCCGAAGTGCCTGCGGAACAATTGTCCCGCTGGTACAAACGCGTGGGACGGTATGCGCCCGAATTGATGATGGTGCGTCTCGCCGATAACAGGGGGAAATGA
- the rseP gene encoding RIP metalloprotease RseP: MNIVLAILALGFLIFIHELGHFWAARATGVRVEEFAVGFGPPIVKYKRKGINYRLNWIPLGGYVKMLGEDNPEASDAPDSFNNRPIWARFIVLIAGVTMNIIGAILILTLLYNVYGVPTYKYYVENVMEGPAKAAGMKPGDVLYSVDGQRITSFDVFTNEVKAHQGGTITVDVERNGKHIPLSITPMTKDGKTQVGISIGMKQEFVKTGNLLANTQAAITQTSNLTFLMFDGIRQLVIGHVPLQDLSGPVEMIRITGQQAETGMPNFLYIVAALSINLAVFNILPLPALDGGRIVFLIIEAIRRGKRVSLEKEASINFIGILFLLGLMVIVTFKDVFKLLSE; encoded by the coding sequence ATGAATATCGTATTGGCCATTTTGGCCCTCGGTTTTCTCATATTCATCCACGAATTGGGGCACTTTTGGGCAGCTCGTGCCACAGGAGTTCGTGTGGAAGAATTCGCAGTTGGTTTCGGTCCGCCGATCGTTAAATATAAACGAAAAGGAATCAATTACCGCTTGAACTGGATTCCTCTTGGCGGTTATGTCAAGATGCTCGGGGAAGATAATCCGGAAGCCTCGGATGCGCCCGACAGCTTCAACAATCGGCCCATTTGGGCGCGGTTTATCGTATTAATCGCCGGAGTGACGATGAATATCATCGGAGCGATCCTCATCCTTACACTTCTCTATAATGTATATGGCGTTCCCACTTACAAATATTATGTAGAGAACGTTATGGAAGGCCCCGCAAAAGCGGCCGGCATGAAACCTGGCGATGTCCTTTATTCGGTCGATGGCCAGCGAATCACCTCATTCGACGTATTCACAAACGAAGTCAAAGCTCATCAGGGCGGCACCATCACCGTCGACGTGGAACGAAACGGGAAACATATCCCTTTATCGATCACACCGATGACGAAAGATGGCAAGACGCAGGTGGGCATCTCGATCGGGATGAAGCAGGAGTTTGTCAAAACGGGAAACTTGCTAGCGAATACACAAGCCGCCATCACACAAACCAGCAATTTGACATTTCTCATGTTTGACGGCATTCGTCAACTTGTCATTGGCCACGTTCCGCTGCAAGATTTATCCGGCCCCGTTGAGATGATTCGCATCACAGGGCAGCAGGCTGAGACAGGAATGCCCAATTTCCTCTATATTGTGGCGGCACTCTCCATCAATCTGGCTGTCTTTAATATCCTCCCACTTCCTGCGTTGGATGGCGGGCGGATCGTCTTTTTGATCATCGAAGCCATCCGCCGAGGCAAACGTGTTTCCCTGGAAAAAGAAGCATCGATCAATTTCATTGGCATTCTTTTTCTTCTCGGGTTAATGGTGATCGTAACCTTTAAGGATGTATTTAAGCTGTTAAGCGAATAA